Proteins co-encoded in one Pseudarthrobacter chlorophenolicus A6 genomic window:
- a CDS encoding bifunctional methylenetetrahydrofolate dehydrogenase/methenyltetrahydrofolate cyclohydrolase: MTETTTAQILDGKATAAAIKAELTERVAALKAKGVTPGIATVLVGADPASQLYVSMKHKQSVQIGMNSIQRELPADATQADVEALIDELNADPDCHGYIVQLPLPKHLDTDAILERIDPAKDADGLHPTNLGRLVLNVNGEITTPLPCTPRGVIELLERNGFSLAGKHVVVVGRGVTIGRSIGLLLTRRAVNATVTLTHTGTKNLSELLRQADVIVGAAGVKHIVKAADVKPGAALLDVGVTRETDPETGKSRVHGDIEPAAAEVAGWISPNPGGVGPMTVALLMTNVVEAAERSVESAG; encoded by the coding sequence ATGACTGAAACCACCACCGCACAGATCCTGGACGGCAAGGCTACCGCCGCTGCCATCAAGGCCGAGCTGACCGAACGCGTGGCCGCACTCAAGGCCAAGGGCGTCACCCCCGGCATCGCAACTGTGCTTGTGGGCGCCGACCCCGCCTCGCAGCTGTACGTCTCCATGAAGCACAAGCAGTCCGTGCAGATCGGGATGAACTCGATCCAGCGCGAGCTGCCGGCTGACGCCACCCAGGCCGACGTCGAGGCCCTCATTGACGAACTCAATGCGGATCCCGACTGCCACGGGTACATCGTGCAGCTGCCGTTGCCCAAGCACCTGGACACCGACGCCATCCTGGAACGGATCGACCCCGCCAAGGACGCCGACGGGCTCCACCCGACCAACCTCGGCCGCCTGGTGCTCAACGTCAACGGGGAGATCACCACTCCGCTGCCGTGCACGCCCCGCGGCGTCATCGAACTCCTGGAACGCAACGGGTTCAGCCTTGCGGGCAAGCACGTGGTGGTAGTCGGCCGCGGCGTCACGATCGGCCGGTCCATCGGCCTGCTGCTCACCCGGCGGGCTGTCAACGCCACGGTGACGCTGACGCACACTGGCACCAAGAACCTGTCGGAACTGCTCCGGCAGGCGGACGTCATTGTGGGCGCTGCCGGCGTCAAGCACATCGTCAAGGCCGCGGACGTTAAGCCGGGCGCCGCCCTGCTGGACGTCGGCGTTACCCGGGAAACCGATCCGGAGACCGGCAAGAGCCGCGTCCACGGCGACATCGAGCCCGCCGCCGCCGAGGTGGCCGGCTGGATCTCGCCGAACCCTGGCGGTGTGGGCCCCATGACGGTGGCGCTGCTGATGACCAACGTGGTGGAAGCTGCGGAACGCTCGGTCGAATCGGCCGGCTAG
- the purU gene encoding formyltetrahydrofolate deformylase has product MNEDQLNQAYVLTLSCPDRPGIVHAVAGALLVAGSNIMDSQQYGSPATGNFFMRVEVTTAAPASELRAALEPVAAAFSMQWSLNTVGDKVRTLIMASTSAHCLNDLLFQQRSGTLPIEIPAIVSNHRDLAGLAEFYGVPFHYIPVTKDTKEQAEDKLRALLAEHDIELTVLARYMQILSDELCTDLTGKAINIHHSFLPSFKGAKPYHQAHARGVKLIGATAHFVTAALDEGPIIEQEVIRVDHARTPEQFVQMGRDVEGRTLVQAVQWHAEHRVLLDGNRTVVFN; this is encoded by the coding sequence GTGAATGAAGACCAGCTGAACCAAGCCTACGTACTTACCCTGTCCTGCCCGGACCGCCCCGGAATCGTCCACGCAGTGGCCGGCGCCCTGCTGGTGGCGGGCAGCAACATCATGGATTCGCAGCAGTACGGCAGCCCGGCCACTGGCAACTTCTTCATGCGGGTGGAGGTCACCACCGCGGCCCCTGCCTCCGAACTGCGGGCAGCCCTGGAGCCTGTGGCAGCGGCCTTCTCCATGCAGTGGAGCCTCAATACCGTGGGCGACAAGGTCCGGACCCTGATCATGGCCAGCACGTCGGCCCACTGCCTCAACGACCTGCTGTTCCAGCAGCGCTCCGGCACGCTGCCCATCGAGATTCCCGCCATTGTCTCCAACCACCGGGACCTGGCCGGGCTGGCCGAGTTCTACGGCGTCCCGTTCCACTACATCCCGGTGACCAAGGACACGAAGGAGCAGGCCGAGGACAAGCTGCGCGCCCTGCTTGCCGAGCACGATATCGAGCTGACCGTCCTGGCCCGCTACATGCAGATCCTTTCTGATGAGCTGTGCACCGACCTCACCGGCAAGGCCATCAACATCCACCACTCGTTCCTGCCGTCCTTCAAGGGTGCCAAGCCCTACCACCAGGCCCATGCCCGCGGCGTGAAACTGATCGGCGCCACCGCCCATTTCGTCACCGCGGCCCTGGACGAAGGCCCCATCATCGAGCAGGAAGTCATCCGGGTGGACCACGCCCGCACCCCGGAGCAGTTCGTGCAGATGGGCCGCGACGTCGAGGGCCGCACCCTGGTCCAGGCCGTGCAGTGGCACGCCGAACACCGGGTCCTGCTGGACGGCAACCGGACCGTGGTCTTCAACTAG
- a CDS encoding ABC transporter ATP-binding protein, translated as MHNEAFLPSGTRSGSPPSRPTVIAAGNLTKKYGDLAAVNGISFSVPAGESFGLLGPNGAGKSTAMKMIGGVTRRTSGTLDIMGLDPDTNGPEVRAHLGVVPQQDNLDEELRVRDNLLVYGRYFGLPMSYLKPKADELLEFAQLTDKAKSKVDALSGGMKRRLTIARSLINEPRILLLDEPTTGLDPQARHILWDRLFRLKEQGVTLILTTHYMDEAEQLCDRLIVVDKGRIMAEGSPARLIREHSTREVVELRFGSERNTTIAAELDGIGERLEVLPDRVLIYADDGESALEQVAYRGLRPLTSLVRRSSLEDVFLRLTGRSLVD; from the coding sequence GTGCACAACGAAGCCTTCCTGCCGTCCGGCACCCGGTCCGGCAGCCCGCCGTCGCGCCCCACGGTCATCGCCGCCGGAAACCTGACCAAGAAGTACGGCGACCTCGCTGCCGTCAACGGCATTTCCTTCTCGGTGCCTGCGGGGGAGTCTTTCGGGCTCCTAGGCCCCAACGGCGCCGGGAAATCAACCGCGATGAAGATGATCGGCGGGGTCACCCGGCGCACCTCGGGCACCCTGGACATCATGGGCCTGGACCCGGACACCAACGGACCGGAGGTGCGCGCGCACCTGGGCGTGGTCCCGCAGCAGGACAACCTGGACGAGGAACTGAGGGTCCGGGACAACCTGCTGGTCTACGGCCGCTACTTCGGGCTGCCCATGAGCTACCTGAAACCCAAAGCCGACGAGCTGCTGGAATTCGCGCAGCTGACCGACAAAGCCAAATCCAAGGTTGACGCCCTGTCCGGAGGCATGAAGCGGCGGCTGACCATCGCCCGGTCCCTCATCAACGAACCGCGCATCCTGCTCCTGGACGAGCCCACCACCGGGCTTGACCCGCAAGCACGGCACATCCTGTGGGACCGGCTGTTCCGGCTCAAGGAACAGGGCGTCACGCTCATCCTCACCACCCACTACATGGACGAGGCAGAGCAGCTGTGCGACAGGCTGATCGTGGTGGACAAGGGCCGGATCATGGCGGAGGGGTCGCCGGCGCGGCTGATCCGCGAGCATTCCACCCGGGAGGTGGTGGAGCTGCGCTTCGGCTCCGAACGGAACACCACCATCGCGGCGGAGCTGGACGGCATCGGCGAACGCCTTGAGGTGCTGCCGGACCGGGTGCTGATTTACGCGGACGACGGCGAGTCAGCCCTTGAGCAGGTTGCTTACCGCGGTTTGCGGCCGCTGACCTCGCTGGTCCGGAGGTCCTCGCTGGAGGACGTTTTCCTCCGGCTGACCGGACGGAGCCTCGTTGACTGA
- a CDS encoding ABC transporter permease, producing the protein MTDARPAPGTKPVLQAHGPVVAAARARRWGAFYYAEQVLRVMKGYSWSIVMYSVGQPVAYLFAMGVGLATLVDGQGGAAFGGVSYLAFIAPALLVSAGVMTAANEFTFPVMDGFKWRRTYYGPHASPLTPGQIAAGHIMAVTLRLLLQSAIYFAAVALFGASPSGWGWAAILVATLTGLSFGLPLMAYSASITEDKGQFALVMRFIVMPLFLFSGTFFPLDTLPLAVRWIGWISPIWHGTELGRVLSYGYQEPPLLTLLHLAVLVGLAALGWTLTRRRFALRMGQ; encoded by the coding sequence TTGACTGACGCACGGCCGGCCCCGGGGACCAAGCCTGTCCTGCAGGCCCACGGCCCCGTTGTCGCCGCCGCGAGGGCACGGCGCTGGGGAGCTTTCTACTACGCGGAGCAGGTGCTGCGCGTGATGAAGGGCTACAGCTGGTCCATCGTGATGTACAGCGTGGGCCAGCCGGTGGCCTACCTGTTTGCCATGGGGGTGGGACTGGCCACGCTGGTGGACGGGCAGGGCGGCGCAGCTTTTGGAGGGGTCAGCTACCTCGCGTTCATCGCCCCGGCGCTCCTGGTGTCCGCCGGTGTGATGACCGCCGCCAACGAGTTCACCTTTCCCGTGATGGACGGGTTCAAGTGGCGCCGCACCTACTACGGCCCGCACGCTTCGCCGCTGACCCCCGGGCAGATCGCGGCCGGCCACATCATGGCAGTCACGCTGCGGCTGCTGCTCCAGTCCGCCATCTACTTCGCCGCCGTGGCACTGTTCGGCGCTTCGCCGTCGGGCTGGGGATGGGCGGCCATCCTGGTTGCCACCCTGACAGGGCTTTCGTTTGGCCTGCCGCTGATGGCGTACTCCGCCTCCATCACCGAGGACAAAGGCCAGTTCGCCCTGGTGATGCGGTTCATCGTGATGCCGCTGTTCCTGTTCTCGGGAACCTTCTTCCCCCTGGACACCCTTCCGTTGGCTGTGCGCTGGATCGGCTGGATATCACCCATCTGGCATGGCACCGAACTGGGACGGGTCCTCAGCTACGGCTACCAGGAGCCTCCACTGCTGACGCTCCTGCACCTTGCCGTCCTTGTGGGCCTGGCGGCGCTGGGCTGGACACTGACCCGCCGCCGCTTCGCCCTGAGGATGGGACAGTGA
- a CDS encoding flavin monoamine oxidase family protein — translation MTTATELPASDPSSTSTLTENAPRHPQEQPAPITMLNPDFPFSYDHYLAHPGGLGAVPDELLGTEVAVIGAGLSGLVTAYELMKLGLRPVVYEADQIGGRLRTANFPAAPGVVADLGGMRFPVSGKAFYHYVDLLGLETQEFPNPLSDATSSTVIELAGKKHYAEKPGDLPPFFREVADAWKAAVNDGAKFGEMQDAIRRRDTARIKELWNELLPLMDEQTFYGFIAASDSFKAAGFAHREAFGQVGFGTGGWDTDFPNSILEILRVVYTDADDQHRLIRGGAQRLPEALWQHAPSDLAHWPAGTSLASLHSGSPRGAVGKISRDPDGNLRVRERWGREASYPAVVTTCQSWLLSTRIHTEEALFPAELWTAIERSHYMQSSKTFVMVDRPFWKDIDPETGNEVLSMTLTDRLNRATYLLDNGPDQPAVILLSYTWNDDALKWLALDADERVELMLHSLEQIYPGVDIAGHIVGQPITVSWEADPNFMGAFKANLPGQYRYQQRLFTHFKQDSLPESQRGIFLAGDDVSFTAGWAEGAVTTGLNAVWGVVKHLGGSSAAGNPGPGDLLDELGPISLDG, via the coding sequence ATGACAACCGCTACCGAGCTTCCCGCCTCCGATCCGTCAAGCACCTCAACGCTGACGGAAAACGCTCCCCGTCATCCGCAGGAGCAGCCCGCGCCCATCACCATGCTCAACCCGGACTTCCCGTTCAGCTACGACCACTACCTGGCCCACCCCGGCGGGCTGGGCGCCGTTCCGGATGAACTGTTGGGCACCGAAGTCGCCGTCATCGGGGCCGGGCTCTCCGGACTGGTCACCGCCTACGAGCTGATGAAGCTTGGGCTGCGGCCGGTGGTCTACGAAGCGGACCAGATCGGCGGCCGGCTGCGGACTGCCAACTTCCCGGCCGCACCCGGGGTGGTGGCTGACCTGGGCGGCATGCGCTTTCCCGTCTCCGGCAAGGCCTTCTACCACTACGTGGACCTGCTCGGGTTGGAAACCCAGGAGTTCCCCAACCCGCTCTCGGATGCCACCTCCAGCACGGTGATCGAACTCGCCGGCAAGAAGCACTACGCGGAAAAGCCGGGCGACCTGCCGCCGTTCTTCCGCGAAGTCGCAGACGCCTGGAAAGCAGCCGTCAACGATGGTGCGAAGTTCGGCGAGATGCAGGATGCCATCCGCCGGCGCGACACTGCCCGGATTAAGGAACTCTGGAACGAACTGCTCCCGCTGATGGACGAACAGACGTTCTACGGGTTTATCGCTGCCAGCGACTCCTTTAAGGCGGCAGGTTTCGCGCACCGTGAAGCTTTCGGGCAGGTGGGCTTTGGGACCGGCGGCTGGGACACCGACTTCCCCAACTCCATCCTGGAAATCCTGCGCGTGGTCTACACCGACGCGGACGACCAGCACCGGCTCATCCGCGGGGGAGCGCAACGGCTGCCCGAAGCACTGTGGCAGCACGCGCCGTCGGACCTGGCGCACTGGCCCGCCGGCACGTCCCTGGCATCGCTGCACTCCGGCTCGCCCCGCGGCGCCGTGGGCAAGATCAGCCGGGACCCGGACGGGAACCTGCGGGTCCGTGAACGCTGGGGCCGGGAGGCCAGCTACCCCGCCGTGGTGACCACGTGCCAGTCGTGGCTGCTGTCCACCCGGATCCACACCGAGGAGGCGCTGTTCCCGGCCGAGCTGTGGACGGCCATCGAACGCTCCCACTACATGCAGTCCTCCAAGACCTTCGTCATGGTGGACCGGCCGTTCTGGAAGGACATCGACCCGGAAACCGGGAACGAGGTCCTGTCCATGACGCTGACGGACCGGCTGAACCGTGCCACGTACCTGCTGGATAACGGCCCTGACCAGCCTGCCGTCATCCTGCTGTCGTACACCTGGAACGATGACGCGCTGAAGTGGCTTGCCCTCGACGCGGACGAGCGCGTGGAGCTGATGCTGCACTCGCTGGAGCAGATCTACCCGGGTGTGGACATCGCGGGCCACATCGTGGGCCAGCCCATCACCGTGTCCTGGGAAGCAGATCCCAACTTCATGGGCGCGTTCAAAGCCAACCTGCCGGGCCAGTACCGCTACCAGCAGCGGCTCTTCACCCACTTCAAGCAGGACTCCCTGCCCGAATCACAGCGCGGCATCTTCCTGGCGGGCGACGACGTTTCTTTCACCGCGGGTTGGGCCGAGGGTGCCGTCACCACCGGGCTGAACGCAGTCTGGGGCGTCGTGAAGCACCTGGGCGGCTCATCCGCGGCCGGCAACCCCGGGCCGGGCGATCTGCTGGACGAACTGGGCCCGATCAGTCTCGATGGTTAA
- a CDS encoding exodeoxyribonuclease III — MSSALKKDHLRIASVNVNGLRAAYKNGMAAWLEPRDVDILCLQEVRAPDAIVRQLLGEGWHILHAEAEAKGRAGVAIASREEPIATRNGIGDDYFATAGRWVEADFRVTDASGERVQLTVASAYVHSGEVDTPKQDDKYRFLDAMSTRLPELSKHSDHALVVGDLNVAHTPLDIRNWKGNLKKAGFLPDERAYFDRFLGEDIGWHDVHRTMSGEMDGPYTWWSWRGKAFDNDAGWRIDYHLATPALAASATSAVVDRAATYDTRFSDHAPLVVDYQL, encoded by the coding sequence GTGAGCTCGGCATTGAAGAAGGACCACCTCCGCATCGCATCCGTTAACGTGAACGGTTTGCGGGCTGCCTACAAGAACGGCATGGCCGCCTGGCTGGAGCCGCGCGACGTGGATATCCTCTGCCTCCAGGAAGTCCGTGCGCCCGATGCCATTGTCCGGCAGTTGCTGGGCGAGGGCTGGCACATCCTGCACGCAGAAGCCGAGGCCAAGGGCCGCGCCGGCGTTGCCATTGCCTCCCGCGAAGAGCCCATTGCCACCCGCAACGGGATCGGCGATGACTACTTTGCCACCGCCGGCCGCTGGGTTGAAGCCGATTTCCGCGTCACCGATGCCTCCGGGGAACGCGTGCAGCTCACCGTTGCCAGCGCCTACGTGCACTCCGGCGAGGTGGACACCCCCAAGCAGGACGACAAGTACCGCTTCCTGGACGCCATGAGCACGCGGCTTCCGGAGCTGTCCAAGCACAGCGACCATGCCCTCGTGGTGGGTGACCTCAACGTGGCCCACACCCCCCTGGACATCCGGAACTGGAAGGGCAACCTCAAGAAGGCCGGCTTCCTGCCGGACGAGCGCGCCTACTTTGACCGGTTCCTGGGTGAGGACATTGGCTGGCATGACGTCCACCGGACCATGTCCGGCGAGATGGACGGGCCGTACACCTGGTGGTCGTGGCGGGGCAAAGCCTTCGACAACGACGCCGGCTGGCGCATCGACTACCACCTGGCGACGCCGGCGCTGGCAGCCTCCGCAACGTCCGCCGTCGTGGACCGTGCCGCCACGTACGACACCCGCTTCTCCGACCATGCCCCGCTGGTAGTGGACTACCAGCTCTAA
- a CDS encoding gamma carbonic anhydrase family protein: MAPLYPFGGHSPAVHETAFIAPSASIIGNATLAEESSAFYGVSVRADTAAITVGAGSNLQDNVVLHADPGFPCTVGERVSVGHAAVVHGCIVEDDCLIGMGATVLNGAVIGTGSLVAAGAVVLEGTVVPPRSLVAGVPAKVRRELTEEEFDGVRANASRYVELAAQHRELHA, translated from the coding sequence ATGGCTCCCCTTTACCCTTTCGGCGGTCACTCCCCCGCCGTTCACGAAACAGCGTTCATTGCCCCGTCGGCGTCCATCATCGGCAACGCCACCCTGGCTGAAGAATCCAGCGCGTTCTACGGCGTCTCGGTCCGGGCGGATACTGCCGCCATTACGGTGGGTGCCGGCAGCAACCTGCAGGACAACGTGGTGCTGCACGCGGACCCCGGCTTCCCCTGCACGGTGGGCGAACGGGTCAGCGTGGGGCACGCCGCCGTCGTCCACGGCTGCATCGTGGAGGACGACTGCCTGATCGGCATGGGCGCTACCGTCCTCAACGGCGCGGTGATCGGCACTGGTTCGCTGGTGGCGGCCGGCGCCGTGGTGCTGGAAGGAACGGTGGTTCCGCCCCGCTCGCTGGTGGCCGGGGTTCCCGCCAAGGTGCGCCGGGAACTGACCGAGGAAGAGTTCGACGGCGTCCGCGCCAATGCGTCACGGTACGTGGAGCTCGCGGCGCAGCACCGCGAACTCCACGCCTGA
- a CDS encoding ABC transporter permease, with protein MGDAVAGGAGPAGAASAAARDRTFGPLYSRNARAVIARGLMATRSTNWLVMLSGFFEPVLFLISMGVGLGAIVGSVEGPDGTTISYAAYIAPALLAVSAMNGAVYDSTWNVFFKMNFAKLYQGMLYTSLGPLDVALGEIFLALLRGMLYATGFTAVMGVMGLITSPWALLMIPASVLIAFGFASLGMGITSFLKTFQQMDWINFILLPMFLFSATFYPLSVYPEPIQWFIQAMPLWHGVELLRQISVGVFTGATAVHIGYYLVMTAAGMLLTTLRLRSLFLK; from the coding sequence ATGGGTGACGCCGTTGCCGGCGGTGCTGGCCCGGCGGGCGCCGCTTCTGCGGCGGCCCGGGACCGGACCTTCGGCCCGCTGTACTCCCGCAACGCCCGGGCGGTCATCGCCCGCGGGCTGATGGCCACCAGGAGCACCAATTGGCTGGTCATGCTGTCCGGGTTCTTCGAACCGGTGCTCTTCCTCATCTCCATGGGGGTGGGGTTGGGAGCCATTGTCGGGTCGGTTGAAGGTCCCGATGGCACCACCATCAGCTACGCGGCCTACATTGCCCCGGCACTGCTGGCAGTCTCCGCGATGAACGGGGCGGTGTACGACTCCACGTGGAACGTGTTCTTCAAAATGAATTTCGCCAAGCTGTACCAGGGCATGTTGTACACCTCGCTGGGGCCGCTGGACGTTGCCCTCGGCGAGATTTTCCTGGCGCTCCTGCGCGGCATGCTCTACGCCACCGGCTTCACGGCCGTGATGGGAGTGATGGGGCTGATCACCTCGCCCTGGGCCCTGCTGATGATCCCGGCATCGGTGCTCATTGCCTTTGGCTTCGCAAGCCTGGGCATGGGAATCACCAGCTTCCTGAAGACCTTCCAGCAAATGGACTGGATCAACTTCATCCTGCTGCCGATGTTCCTGTTCAGCGCCACGTTCTACCCCCTGAGCGTCTACCCGGAACCCATCCAGTGGTTCATCCAGGCCATGCCGCTGTGGCACGGGGTGGAGCTGCTGCGCCAGATCAGCGTCGGCGTCTTCACCGGGGCCACTGCGGTGCACATCGGCTATTACCTGGTGATGACAGCCGCGGGCATGCTCCTGACCACCCTCCGCCTGCGGTCCCTGTTCCTCAAGTAG
- the glyA gene encoding serine hydroxymethyltransferase — protein MTTTATSTTAVSNQPLAELDPEIAAVLDQELGRQRGTLEMIASENFAPRAVMEAQGSVLTNKYAEGYPGRRYYGGCEYVDVAEQLAIDRVKALFGAEFANVQPHSGAQANAAALSAMITPGDKILGLSLAHGGHLTHGMKLNFSGKLYNVAAYQVEEDNFRVDMDKLREQAIAEKPQVIIAGWSAYPRHLDFAAFRSIADEVGALLWTDMAHFAGLVAAGLHPSPVPHSDVVTSTVHKTLAGPRSGVILAKEQWAKKLNSNVFPGQQGGPLMHVIAAKAVAFKIAGSQEFKERQERVLEGARIIADRLNQADVAEAGVSVLTGGTDVHLVLVDLRNSQLDGQQAEDLLHSVGITVNRNAVPFDPRPPMVTSGLRIGTPALATRGFGAAEFTEVAEIIATALKAGNSADVEALQARVDKLAADFPLYPQHEQW, from the coding sequence GTGACTACTACAGCCACCTCAACCACAGCAGTGAGCAACCAGCCGCTGGCTGAGCTCGACCCCGAAATCGCGGCAGTCCTGGACCAGGAGCTTGGCCGCCAGCGCGGCACCCTGGAAATGATTGCCTCCGAGAACTTTGCCCCCCGTGCCGTCATGGAGGCCCAGGGCTCGGTCCTGACCAACAAGTACGCCGAGGGCTACCCGGGCCGCCGCTACTACGGCGGCTGCGAATACGTCGACGTCGCAGAGCAGCTGGCCATCGACCGGGTCAAGGCCCTGTTCGGCGCCGAGTTCGCCAACGTCCAGCCGCACTCCGGCGCGCAGGCCAACGCCGCGGCACTGTCCGCCATGATCACCCCCGGCGACAAGATCCTGGGCCTGTCGCTGGCCCACGGCGGCCACCTGACGCACGGCATGAAGCTGAACTTCTCCGGCAAGCTCTACAACGTGGCTGCCTACCAGGTGGAGGAAGACAACTTCCGCGTTGACATGGACAAGCTCCGCGAGCAGGCCATTGCCGAGAAGCCGCAGGTCATCATCGCCGGCTGGTCCGCTTACCCGCGCCACTTGGACTTCGCCGCCTTCCGCTCGATCGCCGATGAAGTGGGCGCGCTGCTCTGGACCGACATGGCACACTTTGCCGGCCTTGTTGCCGCCGGCCTGCACCCGAGCCCGGTGCCGCACTCCGACGTCGTCACCTCCACCGTGCACAAGACCCTCGCCGGCCCCCGCTCGGGTGTAATCCTGGCCAAGGAGCAGTGGGCCAAGAAGCTGAACTCCAACGTCTTCCCCGGCCAGCAGGGCGGCCCGCTGATGCACGTCATCGCAGCCAAGGCTGTGGCCTTCAAGATCGCCGGCAGCCAGGAATTCAAGGAGCGCCAGGAGCGCGTCCTGGAAGGCGCCAGGATCATCGCCGACCGCCTGAACCAGGCCGACGTCGCCGAGGCCGGCGTTTCCGTCCTGACCGGCGGCACCGATGTGCACCTGGTCCTGGTTGACCTGCGCAACTCCCAGCTGGACGGCCAGCAGGCCGAGGACCTCCTGCACTCCGTGGGCATCACCGTGAACCGCAACGCCGTTCCGTTCGACCCCCGCCCGCCGATGGTCACCTCCGGCCTCCGCATCGGTACGCCGGCACTTGCCACCCGTGGCTTCGGCGCCGCCGAGTTCACCGAGGTGGCCGAGATCATCGCCACCGCCCTCAAGGCAGGCAACAGCGCCGACGTCGAGGCCCTGCAGGCACGCGTGGACAAGCTCGCTGCCGACTTCCCGCTCTACCCCCAGCACGAGCAGTGGTAA
- a CDS encoding amino acid permease yields the protein MTVPTLPGQATGRADGRPSLGTQLLRRKPLAMMAAEADAGTGGPRLVRSFGVLQLTMISVGATLGTGILVILGESVPLAGPAIWISFAIAGLAALLSAVSYAEMAGLVPVAGSSYSYTYATMGEGMAWICGWCLVLEYAVSVAAVAVGAGQYVNEALAVFGSVLPDALSQPPGDGGMVNVPAVVIVLLATVLLVRGAKESAWINTAIVAVKVGILLFFCAVAFTAFNAGNFDPLLPMGAAGVSAAASRVFFSYIGFDAASTAGEEARNPKRDLPRAIMLSMLIVTSIYVLVAVAAIGARPWGWFDGTEAALVKILEETTGQPWIALVFAVGAVLAIASIVLTVLYGQTRILLSMSRDGLVPQVFSRVSRRTGTPAAGTLIIGIAVALTAGLVPLGALADATSIGTLFAFALVNVAVIYLRRARPELERTFRVPLFPVTPILGAFMCIYLMANLGADTWITFGAWMLVGVAAYFGYGRRNSKVAALGGSEHLDVPAANHQS from the coding sequence ATGACTGTGCCCACACTTCCAGGCCAGGCGACCGGCCGCGCGGACGGCCGCCCCTCGCTCGGCACCCAACTGCTCCGCCGCAAACCCCTCGCCATGATGGCGGCTGAAGCGGATGCCGGCACCGGCGGACCCCGGTTGGTGCGGAGCTTCGGCGTGCTGCAACTGACTATGATCTCCGTCGGCGCCACCCTCGGTACCGGCATCCTGGTGATCCTGGGGGAGTCCGTTCCGCTGGCCGGCCCGGCAATCTGGATCTCGTTTGCGATTGCGGGCCTCGCCGCCCTGTTGTCCGCCGTCTCCTACGCGGAAATGGCCGGGCTGGTGCCGGTTGCGGGCTCCAGCTACTCGTACACCTACGCCACCATGGGCGAAGGCATGGCGTGGATCTGCGGATGGTGCCTGGTACTGGAGTACGCGGTCTCGGTGGCCGCCGTGGCTGTGGGCGCCGGGCAGTACGTCAATGAGGCGCTGGCCGTCTTCGGGTCTGTCCTTCCGGACGCGCTGTCACAGCCCCCGGGCGATGGCGGCATGGTTAACGTTCCGGCTGTGGTGATCGTCCTCCTTGCCACGGTCCTGCTGGTCCGCGGCGCAAAGGAAAGCGCCTGGATCAACACCGCCATTGTGGCGGTAAAGGTCGGCATCCTGCTCTTTTTCTGCGCTGTGGCATTCACCGCGTTCAACGCCGGCAACTTTGATCCCCTCCTGCCGATGGGGGCTGCGGGCGTCTCCGCGGCAGCTTCCCGGGTGTTCTTCTCCTACATCGGCTTTGACGCCGCCTCCACGGCCGGCGAGGAAGCGCGCAATCCCAAGCGCGACCTTCCCCGGGCCATCATGCTCTCCATGCTCATCGTCACCTCCATCTACGTCCTGGTTGCTGTGGCAGCCATCGGCGCCCGGCCGTGGGGATGGTTCGACGGCACGGAGGCGGCCCTGGTCAAGATCCTGGAAGAAACCACCGGGCAGCCGTGGATCGCCCTGGTCTTCGCCGTCGGAGCCGTACTGGCCATTGCCAGCATCGTCCTGACGGTCCTCTACGGCCAGACCCGGATCCTGCTCTCGATGTCACGCGACGGCCTGGTGCCACAGGTCTTCAGCCGCGTCTCCCGCCGCACCGGAACCCCCGCTGCCGGGACCCTGATCATCGGCATCGCCGTCGCGCTCACCGCCGGCCTGGTGCCCCTGGGCGCCTTGGCCGACGCCACCAGCATCGGCACCCTGTTCGCCTTCGCCCTGGTAAACGTGGCGGTCATCTACCTCCGCCGTGCCCGGCCCGAGCTCGAACGTACTTTCCGGGTGCCGCTCTTCCCGGTGACTCCGATTCTTGGCGCCTTCATGTGCATCTACCTGATGGCCAACCTCGGCGCCGATACGTGGATCACCTTTGGGGCATGGATGCTCGTGGGAGTGGCCGCCTACTTTGGCTACGGCCGCCGCAACTCCAAAGTGGCTGCCCTCGGCGGCAGCGAACACCTGGACGTGCCGGCCGCGAACCACCAGTCCTGA